In Dehalococcoidia bacterium, a genomic segment contains:
- a CDS encoding tyrosine-type recombinase/integrase, whose translation MSRPDALKLLNKTPTSTIAKTSGLSKSYISQVKNGKREPSEKLLVALLKLQPDTHKKKQRAIDTALQQFLKSRRQGISPHTIRDYQQTLSKALYSLGLSPTTEQINRYLRSLNCSLGGKYGYFKNLRAFYNWLYSPRSGLLFKSEDNPVTWVDAPKRPFLILPSLTAEQVQQLICECNSVRDKAIISLFTESGLRLVELTNIRQTDINWGNRTIRTLGKGSKEAYAPFGEMSEKYLRAWLAEYNSNGSTIWGLNRWGIVSMLNRLERKTGLTCNPHTFRRTFACLLRKAGVDVMTIKDLGRWESLEMVQRYTRSVTFHDSLKHYKAPLSQ comes from the coding sequence ATGAGCCGTCCCGATGCGCTCAAATTGCTTAACAAAACGCCAACTTCCACGATTGCAAAAACCTCAGGGTTAAGCAAGTCATACATTTCCCAAGTAAAGAACGGAAAACGAGAACCTAGCGAAAAGCTTCTAGTAGCTCTTCTGAAGCTTCAACCTGACACACATAAAAAGAAGCAAAGGGCCATTGATACGGCACTTCAGCAATTTCTGAAATCTCGAAGGCAAGGAATTTCTCCTCATACCATCAGAGACTATCAGCAGACACTATCTAAAGCCCTATACTCACTTGGCTTATCTCCAACCACAGAACAGATAAATCGATACTTGCGATCTCTCAACTGTTCTCTCGGAGGTAAATACGGCTACTTTAAGAACCTGCGAGCCTTCTATAATTGGTTGTATAGTCCACGTTCGGGTCTGCTATTCAAATCAGAGGATAATCCAGTAACATGGGTGGATGCTCCTAAGAGACCATTCCTCATCTTGCCCAGTCTTACAGCAGAACAAGTCCAGCAACTAATATGCGAGTGTAATTCAGTTCGAGACAAGGCTATCATCTCCCTATTTACAGAATCAGGCTTGAGGCTTGTTGAATTGACCAACATCAGGCAAACGGACATCAATTGGGGGAATCGTACCATCCGAACCCTTGGCAAGGGCAGCAAAGAAGCCTATGCCCCATTTGGTGAGATGTCAGAGAAGTATCTGCGAGCATGGCTAGCTGAGTACAATTCCAATGGTAGCACGATATGGGGACTCAATCGCTGGGGAATCGTTTCGATGCTCAACCGATTGGAGCGGAAGACTGGCTTGACATGCAACCCTCACACCTTCCGAAGGACATTCGCCTGCCTTTTGAGAAAAGCAGGGGTAGACGTGATGACAATCAAAGACCTTGGCAGATGGGAATCACTGGAAATGGTACAACGCTATACGAGGTCAGTCACCTTTCACGATAGCCTGAAGCACTACAAAGCACCATTGAGTCAGTAA